One genomic segment of Besnoitia besnoiti strain Bb-Ger1 chromosome VII, whole genome shotgun sequence includes these proteins:
- a CDS encoding hypothetical protein (encoded by transcript BESB_079160) produces the protein MEPLRLAACQRPQPGAVRSWCRRQVFPSVLHAVSVPSSPGVPCSSLLDASARRALSFSASPPVCSPSFSFFSSPARPFPCPCAFSPRVSRVSPARAASSSASLPYLRRHRVAGAFASRTPTAEARERSHSPSSVFPLRRRTSPRRTTHRSEAPGPLSWSSPRAPSLEAASSVSRSSWRRVSPAPSPSAFSSVPRETAVESGAGSSTRFPRLFSTIREEAFEAAEARDEATLTENGAESRSAAEPEGLAAARAEGWREDNAARVGEPQAPHASERAAGENEDVMARAWHSLTQGKALGEDKLLLCAAEIERRTKNIVASFSGFFEEAQQAQAERRDEQDSGREDTVAGRRASQELSTDGEEKGRHEEDSKKNEEIRRCMQDLASFFFLSSALKLTSLNLRECLYTAASLAASLARLSAPSASSPSARRRRERRLSSSQVISRETETPSSLASGFSSSSALESLRAAPPCAADSPSLSPPESRPPSSSSSSSSSEPTSSPSSSRVPSISLGWRVAADDAALLLRCIGSEGRGGTHTVPYVSALISRALKTPTSCTIAQRKSSASPPSSSDALASATSVESSSALSPLAGASLSEAGAEGEQGRRRPRAEINEKEILDALVEALVGWTRASMMTAPALTNALQGYAWNAVRRGACRVEPHKVRTFLRPLEQGGSVFFSPQQLSEVLEALLLLNCRALPRVSDVVESLTVELLRTNQSSTSLTAAREADSRARGGLAKRGVFLPSCSLSPQQLVLWLVVLTKYRVESDEAFEVVAEVLQQPDVVRTQFSPALIAGLAYAFGKFLGASQQVALETLAAAARQKLHLFSLGDLSQLLVSLTRAGIVERVLFARSAVLVRRSLSLSASTPALPSVAPPSGPPKSARDSRAATPCLSGCADASPEQVVNLCVMFARQKLGDERLFRSLGELMFSQPPSWMISTLLNENPDAHLPETRLECLNAADIVSLVVAFAQVRSVHRALFEAADELLLSRVQQENGLSPLLTLRLLQAHAKLGYRSLDLQHCLLLSLAIHVTASSTRLSVAELLQLVEATDALGLTLPPRLRESVNRELPPELRNKGAASEEGESDDEEFAKMWRGMRVGDNGKRKKRQKARKRKWTW, from the exons ATGGAGCCGCTCCGACTGGCTGCCTgtcagcggccgcagcctggCGCAGTGCGCTCTTGGTGCCGGCGGCAGGTGTTCCCGTCTGTTCTCCACGCTGTCTCCGTGCCCTCGTCTCCTGGCGTCCCCTGCTCTTCGCTTCTCGATGCTTCCGCGCGCCGTgctctctccttttctgccTCCCCACCTGTTTGTTCTCCgtcgttttctttcttttcttccccCGCACGGCCCTTTCCTTGTCCCTGCGccttttctcctcgcgttTCTCGTGTGAGTccagcccgcgccgcctcctcgtccgcctcccTCCCATATCTCCGCCGTCATCGGGTGGCTGGCGCTTTTGCGTCGAGAACTCCTAcggctgaggcgcgagaaCGCAGCCACTCCCCTTCCTCTGTTttccctcttcgtcgccgcacgtcgcctcgccgcaccACACACAGGTCTGAGGCGCCTGGGCCTCTCTCTTGGTCgtcgcctcgggcgccgaGCCTGGAAGCGGCGTCCTCAGTTTCTCGCTCCTCGTGGAGGCGGGTGTCTCCTgctccgtcgccgtccgccttcTCATCAGTACCGCGGGAGACCGCGGTCGAGtcaggcgccggcagctccaCGCGCTTTCCGCGGCTGTTCAGCACGATTCGAGAAGAGGCTTttgaagctgcagaggcgagagatgAAGCCACGCTCACAGAAAATGGTGCAGAATCGAGAAGCGCGGCCGAACCTGAAGGgcttgcagctgcgcgtgccGAAGGGTGGCGAGAAGACAACGCGGCACGCGTCGGCGAGCCTCAGGCTCCCCACGCCTcagagcgcgcggcaggagaaaacgaagacgtCATGGCGCGGGCGTGGCATAGCCTGACGCAGGGGAAGGCCCTCGGGGAGGACAAGCTCCTCTTGTGCGCTGCGGAGATCGAGCGGCGGACGAAAAATATCGTTGCCTCCTTCTCAGGCTTTTTTGAGGAAGCGCAGCAGGCTCAGGCGGAGCGAAGAGATGAGCAGGACTCAGGCCGAGAAGACACAGTGGCAGGCCGCCGAGCCAGTCAAGAACTTTCTacagacggcgaagagaagggaCGCCACGAAGAAGATTCAAAGAAGAACGAGGAAATCCGGAGATGCATGCAG GATCTGGCGTCATTCTTTTTTCTGTCGTCGGCGCTCAAGTTGACGTCGCTGAATCTGCGGGAGTGTCTGTACACTGCGGCatcgctggcggcgtcgctcgcgcgtctgtctgctccttctgcctcgtctccctccgccagacgccgcagagagcgaaggctCAGCTCCTCTCAGGTCATCTCGCGCGAGACCGAAACACCGTCATCCCTTGCGTCAGGTTTTTCTTCATCTTCCGCTTTGGAGTCGCTGCGTGCGGCTCCGCCTTGTGCGGCCGACTCGCCTTCCCTGTCGCCACCTGAGTCGCGAccgccctcgtcttcctcctccagtTCATCGTCTGAGCCCacgtcttctccttcttcgtctcggGTGCCGAGTATCTCTTTGGGGTGGCGGGTGGCGGCTGACGACGCGGCGTTGCTGCTGCGGTGCATcggcagcgaaggccgcggcgggacgCATACGGTTCCATATGTCTCTGCCCTCATTTCGAGGGCTTTGAAGACTCCTACGAGTTGCACAATCGCGCAGAGGaagtcgtctgcgtcgccgccctcctcgtccgacgctctcgcgtctgccACATCTGTCGAATCTTCGAGTGCTCTGTCGCCTCTTGCCGGCGCTTCGCTGAGCGAGGCCGGGGCTGAGGGCGAGCAGGGGAgaagacgcccgcgcgctg AAATCAATGAGAAAGAGATCTTGGACGCGTTGGTGGAGGCGCTGGTCGGCTGGACCCGCGCCTCGATGATGACTGCGCCCGCTCTCACAAATGCCCTTCAGGGCTACGCGTGGAACGCCGTTCGACGAG GTGCGTGTAGGGTGGAGCCTCACAAGGTTCGCACttttctgcggccgctggaGCAGGGCGGCtcagttttcttctctccgcagcagctctcCGAGGTGCTCGAGGCCTTGCTCCTCCTCAACTGCCGGGCGCTCCCGCGG gtCAGCGATGTCGTCGAGTCTCTCACGGTTGAGCTGCTTCGGACGAACCAGAGTTCGACGTCGCTgactgcggcgcgagaggcggactcaagagcgcgcggcggcctggcgAAGAGgggcgtcttcctcccttcctgttcgctctcgccgcagcagcttgtGCTTTGGCTCGTCGTGCTCACAAAGTATCGAGTCGAAAGCGAC GAGGCCTTCGAAGTGGTCGCTGAGgtcctgcagcagccagaCGTAGTTCGGACTCAGttctcgccggcgctcaTTGCAGGGCTCGCGTACGCGTTTGGAAAGTTTCTCGGTGCTTCGCAGCAGGTTGCGCTCGAGAcgcttgccgccgcggccagaCAAAAACTCCATCTTTTTTCACTGGGCGACTTGAGTCAG CTCCTGGTGTCGCTCACTCGAGCTGGCATTGTGGAAAGGGTCCTGTTCGCTCGCAGCGCCGTTCTTGTTCggcgctcgctgtcgctgtctgcgtctaCGCCTGCATTGCCGTCGGTCGCGCCGCCATCTGGACCGCCGAAGTCCGCGAGAgactctcgcgccgcgaccccgtGTCTGTCCGGATGTGCGGACGCTTCGC CCGAACAGGTCGTCAACCTCTGCGTCATGTTCGCGAGGCAGAAACTCGGCGACGAGCGGCTTTTCAGGAGTCTAGGCGAGCTCATGTTTTCGCAGCCGCCTTCGTGGATGATCTCGACGCTGCTGAACGAAAACCC agATGCGCATCTCCCCGAGACGCGTTTGGAGTGCCTGAACGCCGCGGACATCGTTTCGCTCGTTGTGGCCTTCGCGCAAGTTCGCAGCGTCCACAGGGCTCTCTTTGAG GCTGCCGAtgagctgctgctgagtCGAGTTCAACAAGAGAACGGGCTTTCTCCCCTCTTGACGCTTCGATTGCTCCAGGCGCACGCCAAG CTGGGCTACCGGTCGCTCGACCTTCAGCactgtcttcttctctcactGGCGATACACGTCACTGCGTCCTCGAcgcggctctccgtcgcTGAGCTCCTGCAGCTCGTGGAGGCGACCGACGCTCTCGGCCTTaccctgccgccgcgtctccgcgagtCTGTGAACCGTGAGCTGCCCCCGGAG CTTCGAAACAAAGGTGCAGCATCGGAGGAAGGGGAGTCGGACGACGAAGAGTTCGCAAAGATGTGGCGGGGCATGCGCGTAGGGGACAACGGAAAGCGCAAGAAACGGCAAAAAGCTCGGAAAAGAAAGTGGACGTGGTGA